The following proteins come from a genomic window of Mycobacterium sp. DL:
- a CDS encoding sugar phosphate isomerase/epimerase yields the protein MRLLRRHPEPASGRVPRRPISLAPLTVLELSPPELVACAAEAGYDGVGLRLIRATEEEPLRPTIGRTPMIRETRRRLDESGLFVLDIEVLRLRPDTVVRDDFGSFLETGAYLGATQVLVTGNDPDHSRLADNLAELSSFAAEFGLIPNLEPMPWTDVGDLADAASIVRRCTGREVGILVDAIHYDRALATTADLAALSTEWIRYVQICDGLLPRPTSIDELRFQGRNARLFPGEGGIDIVAMLRALPPVPVSIEAPIQWRAPAGVRARAALRAARRVISIADSGPLPLSA from the coding sequence TTGAGGCTACTGCGACGCCATCCCGAGCCGGCCAGCGGTCGGGTCCCCAGGCGGCCGATTTCCCTTGCCCCGCTGACGGTTCTGGAGCTCAGTCCACCGGAGCTGGTCGCCTGTGCCGCGGAAGCCGGCTACGACGGTGTCGGGCTGCGGCTCATCCGCGCCACCGAAGAGGAGCCGCTACGCCCGACCATCGGCAGGACGCCGATGATCCGCGAAACCCGGCGGCGCCTCGACGAGAGCGGCCTGTTCGTGCTCGACATCGAAGTCCTGCGGCTTCGGCCCGACACCGTGGTGCGAGACGACTTCGGCTCCTTCCTGGAGACCGGGGCGTATCTCGGTGCGACGCAGGTGCTGGTGACCGGGAACGATCCCGATCACTCCAGATTGGCCGACAATCTCGCCGAACTGAGTTCTTTCGCAGCAGAATTCGGCTTGATCCCGAATCTCGAACCCATGCCGTGGACCGATGTCGGCGACCTCGCCGACGCCGCGTCGATCGTGCGGCGGTGCACCGGACGCGAGGTCGGCATCCTCGTCGACGCCATCCACTACGACCGTGCATTGGCCACCACTGCAGATCTTGCGGCGCTGTCGACGGAATGGATCAGGTACGTACAGATTTGCGACGGACTCCTCCCGCGGCCGACGTCGATCGACGAACTTCGGTTCCAGGGCCGCAACGCGCGGTTGTTCCCGGGTGAGGGAGGTATCGACATCGTCGCCATGTTGCGGGCGTTGCCGCCGGTGCCGGTCAGCATCGAGGCGCCGATCCAGTGGCGGGCACCGGCGGGAGTGCGGGCCCGGGCGGCGCTGCGGGCGGCCCGCCGGGTCATCAGCATCGCCGACTCGGGTCCATTACCGTTGTCGGCGTGA
- a CDS encoding alpha/beta hydrolase, whose product MPLDDILQKVLEVVPFQLTTDGGPQEARRRFGDLPRQSVHPDVTVADRSVDGPDGPIPVRVYHPPTQESVLPVVVFIHGGGWSVGDLDTYDGIARMHAVGAEAVVVSIDYRLAPEHPFPAAVDDVWAATRWVARHADQIGGDPDRLAVAGDSAGGNLAAVVAQLARDAEIAMRFQLLWYPSTTFDTTLPSFTENADAPILTLAACKGFSRWYVGDTDMSAPPATMVPARGDLSDLPAAYIAVAGHDPLRDDGIRYAELLAAAAVPVELHHAETLVHGYVAYAGVVPAATEATERGLSALRAALT is encoded by the coding sequence ATGCCCCTGGATGACATCCTGCAGAAGGTGCTCGAGGTTGTTCCGTTCCAGCTGACCACCGATGGCGGTCCGCAGGAGGCGCGCCGACGCTTCGGTGACCTCCCCCGCCAGTCGGTACACCCCGACGTGACGGTGGCCGACCGCAGCGTCGACGGTCCGGACGGGCCGATTCCCGTGCGGGTGTACCACCCGCCGACGCAGGAATCCGTACTGCCGGTGGTGGTCTTCATCCACGGCGGCGGCTGGTCGGTCGGCGATCTGGACACCTACGACGGAATCGCCCGGATGCACGCGGTCGGCGCCGAAGCCGTGGTCGTCTCGATCGACTACCGACTGGCACCGGAGCACCCGTTCCCCGCCGCGGTCGACGATGTGTGGGCCGCCACCCGATGGGTGGCCCGTCACGCCGACCAGATCGGCGGCGACCCGGACCGCCTGGCCGTGGCGGGTGACTCCGCCGGCGGGAACCTGGCCGCAGTGGTGGCTCAGTTGGCACGCGACGCCGAAATCGCCATGAGGTTTCAGCTGCTCTGGTACCCGTCGACGACGTTCGACACGACTCTGCCCTCCTTTACCGAGAACGCCGACGCACCGATCCTGACCCTCGCCGCGTGCAAGGGCTTCAGCCGCTGGTATGTGGGTGACACCGACATGTCGGCGCCACCCGCCACCATGGTGCCCGCGCGGGGCGATCTGTCGGATCTGCCCGCGGCCTACATCGCGGTCGCCGGTCACGATCCGCTGCGCGACGACGGCATCCGCTACGCCGAACTCCTTGCCGCTGCCGCGGTGCCGGTCGAACTGCACCACGCCGAGACACTCGTGCACGGGTACGTCGCCTACGCCGGCGTGGTGCCCGCAGCGACCGAGGCCACCGAACGCGGGCTGAGTGCGTTGCGCGCCGCGCTGACGTGA
- a CDS encoding glycosyltransferase family 2 protein, giving the protein MVSAAGVPHSEHAGRPTVTVVLPTRNEARNLPYVAQRMPPVDEVIVIDGGSHDGTADVARRLWPNATVIEQTRNGKGNALACGFRAATGDIIVMIDGDGSTDPAEIPLFVDVLVGGADLAKGSRFSRGGGSDDITHFRRMGNKGLNWLVNRIFQTEFSDLCYGYNAFWRRNLSCLDLPEIDCAEPQWGDGFEIETVINVRAARSGWLIREVASFEGRRIYGRSNLNAVTDGMRVLRTISRERREHRALRAVAAAGWSP; this is encoded by the coding sequence GTGGTGTCGGCCGCAGGGGTGCCACACAGCGAACACGCTGGTCGACCCACGGTCACCGTCGTTCTGCCTACCCGCAACGAGGCCCGCAATCTGCCCTACGTCGCACAGCGGATGCCGCCGGTCGACGAGGTGATCGTCATCGACGGTGGCTCACACGACGGCACCGCCGATGTCGCGCGCCGGCTGTGGCCGAACGCCACCGTCATCGAGCAGACCCGCAACGGCAAGGGCAATGCGTTGGCCTGCGGCTTCCGCGCCGCAACCGGCGACATCATCGTCATGATCGACGGTGACGGCTCCACCGATCCGGCGGAGATCCCGCTGTTCGTCGACGTGCTGGTCGGTGGCGCCGACCTGGCCAAGGGCAGCCGGTTCTCTCGCGGCGGGGGAAGCGATGACATCACCCACTTCCGGAGGATGGGCAACAAAGGGCTGAACTGGCTGGTGAATCGCATCTTCCAGACCGAGTTCAGCGATCTGTGCTACGGCTACAACGCTTTCTGGCGCCGGAACCTGAGTTGTCTGGACCTGCCGGAGATCGACTGCGCCGAGCCTCAGTGGGGTGACGGCTTCGAGATCGAGACAGTGATCAACGTGCGTGCCGCCAGGAGCGGCTGGCTGATCCGGGAGGTGGCCAGCTTCGAAGGCAGGCGAATCTACGGGCGCAGCAATCTCAACGCGGTCACCGACGGCATGCGGGTGTTGCGCACGATCAGTCGCGAGCGGCGTGAGCACCGAGCCCTCCGTGCGGTCGCTGCGGCCGGTTGGTCGCCGTGA
- the metK gene encoding methionine adenosyltransferase encodes MSEARLFTSESVTEGHPDKICDAISDSVLDALLADDPKSRVAVETLVTTGQVHVVGEVTTTAKSAFADITKTVRERILEIGYDHSDKGFDGLTCGVNIGIGAQSPDIAQGVDTAHETRVEGAADPLDSQGAGDQGLMFGYAIADTPELMPLPIALAHRLSRKLSEVRKNGTLGYLRPDGKTQVTVQYDGTTPVRLDTVVLSTQHAEGIDLDAQLAPDIKQHVIDTVLAELGHPTLDTSSPRLLVNPTGKFVLGGPMGDAGLTGRKIIVDTYGGWARHGGGAFSGKDPSKVDRSAAYAMRWVAKNVVAAGLAERVEVQIAYAIGKAAPVGLFVETFGSETVDPLKIEKAIGEVFDLRPGAIVRDLDLLRPIYAPTAAYGHFGRTDIELPWEQLNKVDDLKSAV; translated from the coding sequence GTGAGTGAAGCTCGGCTGTTTACCAGTGAGTCGGTGACCGAGGGGCACCCTGACAAGATCTGCGACGCCATCAGCGACTCGGTGCTCGACGCCTTGCTCGCCGATGATCCCAAATCGCGTGTCGCGGTGGAGACGCTGGTGACGACGGGTCAGGTGCACGTCGTCGGTGAGGTGACGACGACTGCCAAGAGCGCGTTCGCCGACATCACCAAGACCGTCCGGGAGCGCATCCTCGAGATCGGCTACGACCATTCCGACAAGGGTTTCGACGGTCTCACCTGCGGGGTGAACATCGGCATCGGCGCGCAGTCGCCCGATATCGCCCAGGGCGTCGACACCGCGCACGAGACCCGCGTGGAAGGTGCCGCCGACCCGCTGGACTCCCAGGGCGCCGGTGACCAGGGCCTGATGTTCGGCTACGCGATCGCCGACACCCCGGAACTGATGCCGCTGCCGATCGCATTGGCGCACCGGCTGTCGCGCAAGCTGAGCGAGGTCCGCAAGAACGGCACGCTGGGCTATCTGCGACCGGACGGCAAGACGCAGGTCACCGTGCAGTACGACGGCACCACGCCGGTGCGGCTCGACACCGTGGTGCTCTCCACCCAGCACGCCGAGGGCATCGACCTCGACGCTCAACTGGCGCCGGACATCAAGCAGCACGTCATCGACACGGTCCTCGCCGAACTGGGCCACCCGACGCTGGACACCTCCTCGCCGCGGCTGCTCGTCAACCCGACCGGCAAGTTCGTCCTCGGCGGCCCGATGGGTGATGCGGGCCTGACCGGCCGCAAGATCATCGTCGACACCTACGGCGGATGGGCCCGCCACGGAGGCGGCGCCTTCTCCGGCAAGGATCCGTCCAAGGTCGACCGCTCGGCGGCGTACGCGATGCGCTGGGTGGCCAAGAACGTCGTTGCGGCCGGCCTCGCCGAGCGCGTCGAGGTGCAGATCGCCTACGCGATCGGCAAGGCGGCCCCGGTCGGCCTGTTCGTCGAGACGTTCGGCTCGGAGACCGTGGACCCGCTCAAGATCGAGAAGGCCATCGGTGAGGTTTTTGACCTGCGGCCCGGCGCGATCGTCCGCGACCTCGACCTGCTGCGCCCGATCTACGCTCCGACGGCGGCCTACGGGCACTTCGGGCGCACCGACATCGAGCTGCCGTGGGAGCAGTTGAACAAGGTCGACGACCTCAAGAGCGCCGTCTAG
- a CDS encoding threonine/serine exporter family protein, which translates to MARDRTQGTARLSRGLQNALRGRRDPAPLAGQRSRSQNALGDLHTRKVLDLTIRLAEVMLSSGSGTADVVATAQDVARAYRLTDVVVDVFVTTVFVSAPPTADSPPVTIVRSVEARSTDYTRVAELDRLVGRITSGGVTVDEAHEAMDEVTERPHPYPRWVATAGWAGFALGIAMLFGGNWLTCVLAAVTAAMIDRAGRILNRIRTPFFFQHVVGAMIATLVAVAAYYFAGQGPTALVATGIVMLLAGMTLVGAMQDAVTGYMLTAVTRLGEAVFLTAGIVVGILAGLQVAELLGVTIELHVDATETFITPNQPLPIALAVIGAALAGASLTVASYAPLRSVVIAGIAAGVAESVLLALSQAGFGQVVASGIAAVGVGILATLISIRRQAPALVTATAGIMPMLPGLAVFRAVFYLASDEDVGDGLRQLVAAAAVALALGSGVVLGEFLGSPLRYRAGRIGEFLRVEGPPGLRRAVGAVVHLEYTESDSPKRSGALRSQSVALEPALGEDRNSETDDHPPAADSPNGQDTNS; encoded by the coding sequence ATGGCGCGAGATCGAACACAGGGCACTGCCCGCTTGAGCCGCGGGCTGCAGAATGCTCTCCGGGGGCGGCGCGATCCCGCGCCGCTCGCCGGTCAGCGCAGCCGCTCCCAGAATGCTCTGGGTGACCTGCACACCCGCAAGGTTCTCGACCTGACGATCCGGCTCGCCGAGGTGATGCTGTCATCGGGTTCGGGCACCGCAGACGTCGTCGCCACCGCACAGGACGTGGCGCGGGCCTATCGCCTCACCGATGTTGTCGTCGACGTCTTCGTCACCACCGTCTTCGTATCGGCCCCGCCGACGGCGGACAGCCCACCGGTCACCATCGTGCGGTCCGTGGAGGCCCGGTCGACCGACTACACCCGGGTGGCCGAACTCGACCGGCTGGTGGGGCGGATCACCTCCGGTGGCGTCACCGTGGACGAGGCTCACGAAGCCATGGACGAGGTGACCGAGCGGCCACACCCGTATCCCCGCTGGGTGGCCACCGCCGGGTGGGCGGGGTTCGCGCTGGGCATCGCGATGCTGTTCGGCGGCAACTGGCTCACCTGTGTGCTGGCCGCCGTCACCGCCGCGATGATCGACCGGGCGGGGCGGATACTGAACCGGATCCGGACGCCGTTCTTCTTCCAGCACGTGGTCGGCGCGATGATCGCGACCCTGGTGGCGGTCGCGGCCTACTATTTCGCCGGGCAGGGGCCGACCGCGCTGGTGGCCACGGGGATCGTGATGCTGCTGGCGGGTATGACACTGGTCGGCGCCATGCAGGACGCCGTGACCGGATACATGCTGACCGCCGTCACCCGGCTGGGCGAGGCGGTGTTCCTGACCGCCGGAATCGTCGTCGGCATCCTCGCCGGCCTGCAGGTCGCGGAGCTTCTCGGCGTCACTATCGAGCTGCACGTCGACGCCACCGAGACCTTCATCACGCCGAATCAGCCGCTTCCCATTGCGCTCGCCGTGATCGGCGCCGCGCTGGCGGGAGCGTCTCTGACCGTGGCGAGCTACGCGCCGCTGCGATCGGTCGTCATCGCCGGGATCGCCGCGGGTGTGGCCGAGTCGGTGCTTCTCGCTCTGAGCCAGGCAGGTTTCGGGCAGGTGGTCGCCAGCGGGATCGCCGCGGTGGGGGTCGGGATCCTGGCGACGTTGATCTCGATCCGGCGGCAAGCGCCCGCGCTGGTGACCGCGACCGCCGGCATCATGCCGATGCTGCCCGGTCTGGCGGTTTTCCGGGCGGTCTTCTACCTGGCCTCCGACGAGGACGTCGGTGACGGCCTGAGGCAGTTGGTCGCCGCGGCCGCGGTGGCACTGGCCCTCGGCAGTGGAGTGGTACTCGGAGAGTTCCTCGGTTCGCCGCTGCGCTACCGCGCCGGACGGATCGGCGAGTTCCTGCGCGTGGAGGGACCCCCGGGCCTGCGCCGGGCAGTGGGCGCGGTGGTGCATCTGGAGTACACCGAGTCCGATTCGCCGAAGCGCTCCGGCGCGCTGCGCTCACAGAGCGTCGCGCTGGAGCCGGCGCTCGGTGAGGATCGCAACTCCGAGACCGACGACCATCCACCGGCGGCGGACAGCCCGAACGGTCAGGACACGAACTCGTAG
- a CDS encoding endonuclease/exonuclease/phosphatase family protein, giving the protein MILRIVGLVATICAGIGVGVHFLGPVSTVVTLLASFSPLFVVLAVFAAAVSAAARFWPAALAALIVVVVGVSAQLPLFLGGAPAAAADVPKIKLLQANIRLGEADPQALVSRVRSDRVDVLTVAELTPEAVDGLAAAGLERALPFSYLRPREGGGGEGIYARYPLRDTELLPGLQHNNLRATVVVPGATPFVVYALHPLPPYPEPAWRWALELDRIAAILEADRRPLIVGADFNSTYDHERYRNLLDAGGRDGLDLIDSADYLGAGIVATYPADKWYPAVLAIDRILTRGGTPLSFERVDLPGSDHHAVMGEVLLAAVDQR; this is encoded by the coding sequence ATGATCCTGCGTATCGTCGGCCTGGTTGCGACGATCTGTGCAGGCATCGGGGTTGGTGTGCACTTCCTCGGCCCGGTCAGCACGGTGGTGACCCTGTTGGCGTCGTTCAGCCCACTGTTCGTCGTGCTCGCAGTGTTCGCGGCTGCGGTGTCGGCGGCGGCCCGGTTCTGGCCGGCGGCGCTGGCGGCGCTGATCGTGGTGGTTGTCGGGGTGTCCGCGCAGCTGCCGCTCTTTCTCGGCGGTGCACCCGCCGCAGCCGCCGATGTGCCGAAAATCAAACTGCTGCAGGCGAATATCCGGCTGGGCGAAGCCGACCCCCAGGCCTTGGTCAGCCGGGTCCGCAGCGACCGGGTCGACGTGCTCACCGTCGCCGAGCTCACCCCAGAGGCCGTCGACGGGCTGGCCGCGGCGGGTCTGGAGCGCGCTCTGCCGTTCTCCTATTTGCGGCCGCGGGAAGGCGGCGGGGGAGAGGGCATCTACGCCCGCTACCCCCTCCGCGACACCGAACTCCTCCCCGGCCTGCAGCACAACAACCTCCGGGCGACCGTCGTCGTCCCCGGCGCCACCCCGTTCGTGGTCTACGCCCTGCATCCGTTGCCCCCATACCCGGAACCGGCGTGGCGCTGGGCTCTCGAACTCGATCGGATCGCGGCCATCCTGGAGGCGGATCGGCGTCCGCTGATCGTCGGCGCTGATTTCAACTCGACGTACGACCACGAGAGGTACCGCAATCTACTCGATGCCGGCGGCAGGGACGGCCTGGACCTCATCGACTCCGCCGACTACCTGGGTGCGGGCATCGTCGCCACCTATCCGGCGGACAAGTGGTATCCGGCAGTGCTGGCGATCGACAGGATCCTGACCCGCGGTGGCACCCCGCTGTCCTTCGAACGGGTCGACCTGCCCGGATCCGATCACCACGCCGTGATGGGCGAAGTACTGCTGGCGGCAGTGGATCAGCGCTGA
- a CDS encoding alpha/beta fold hydrolase, which translates to MPTTGSTDAPSTPQTASPAEQLGVAAGSSGTAVTGTAWPAAQLTDAHPAPQRRPQAGGLSIDIAAVMTSSAATGILGFVFWTVAARGYDTAEVGRASAIISSATLIAILANFSLGSLYERFLPLAGARTQRLVRTGTALVILAAILFGAVFALVGPRALFPHLVEAMLFPAFVAVLAIYTLQDQILIGLGRARTIAVKNISQSTAKLIAVAALIPVATGAAIVWSWVLPAAVITAIIAGFVIRRETSGRTGARTLPPQRELFQFFASSYAINAINVIVPLLVPLIVVARLGTEMNAYFSMCWLVVNTLGALIVATAAPFIATASTPGADVRSCTVRFVLLCGGASLAGCVTLVVAAPFILGILGPQYAENGTTLIRIMALVLPAVALTTIYTALARLQRRLRLAVTSQILLGFLVVGGVIVTIPHWGINAVGYTYLAAELLITLIVLVPTIVLLRKVAATPSGQTLDSPVVRAARPDLSRVDNIEHTSVSQRFDEICALKTAHVALRTDDAVVTYGALRQAAAGWTTALRDRDEPAAALALVGDLDPHTAAVILGSFAAGSPLVPLDPALPHDRMMHVFAALREQGYRLDTVVVGDASSSLAAELGEHHSVWPADRPLRTPTGSTVPTPLGVQSVTSIQFTSGSSGEPKAVLHTNGTWLSDWVLHRDRFGIVENSRVALCMPVSFAAGLNVLVGSLLSGAEIITIDPRNCTPDAAIRRLADADIVMCTPSFLQSLCEAAGARTLDRIQRIVTTGEPVYSNVFRSARTMAPNAVLTNWAGSSETLGIAHYDIWPTDEIPSGVIPAGIAAPHKRLAIDDQGRLTVTSPYLAAGYLKPQSATTAFIENPDGSRTFVTNDRARITDDGELVVLGRMDAAVKIRGYLVEPAEVEAALLDCPGIREALVVAGSAEAPVLTAYVAPAPGIRSPAVADVRAQLHTRLPAWMVPTHVVMLESLPRNERGKVDRGALPAPVRGPIDPPHAGLEAGVAAAWAQVLRLDAVGRNENFYALGGDSLNVQQMIRVIGDELGVQPAPSDLAGAPTVAQFAEIIAARRAGSSTAPTGRITPTTVLLRPPSQATRDTVFCFAGAGASALSFVPLADRLDPDTAVVAFQAQGLENRAFPDWTIGRAARRHLEDLLSLQPQGPYTLIGHSLGAFIAIDVANRLQALGHHVELVTMLDPFLPPRTVRAARRTLPGVASTLLEESPADPFVLWRHRLWLPLAGITDGTPQQKVEALREVGVRVGRLHRPQRYDGRTLLVLSSFNLDDERVWPQVLTGELTTQRVNCDHDSVVREPHVARIVDMITAARSQR; encoded by the coding sequence ATGCCGACGACAGGCAGTACCGACGCCCCGAGCACCCCACAAACGGCCTCTCCGGCCGAGCAACTGGGTGTCGCGGCGGGGTCGTCGGGCACCGCCGTCACCGGTACCGCATGGCCCGCCGCGCAACTGACGGACGCCCACCCGGCGCCACAACGCCGGCCGCAGGCCGGTGGACTCAGCATCGACATCGCCGCGGTCATGACCTCGAGTGCCGCCACCGGCATCCTCGGGTTCGTGTTCTGGACGGTGGCAGCCCGGGGTTACGACACCGCCGAGGTGGGCCGGGCGTCGGCCATCATCTCCTCCGCGACGCTCATTGCGATCCTGGCCAATTTCAGCCTCGGTAGCCTCTACGAACGCTTCCTGCCGCTGGCGGGAGCGCGCACCCAGCGCCTGGTGCGTACCGGAACCGCTCTGGTGATCCTCGCCGCGATCCTGTTCGGAGCGGTCTTTGCCCTGGTCGGCCCGCGCGCGCTGTTCCCGCACCTGGTCGAGGCGATGCTGTTCCCGGCATTTGTTGCGGTGCTTGCGATCTACACACTCCAGGACCAGATCCTGATCGGACTGGGCCGTGCCCGCACGATCGCGGTGAAGAACATCTCCCAGTCCACTGCCAAGCTGATCGCGGTCGCCGCCCTCATCCCGGTCGCCACCGGTGCCGCGATCGTGTGGTCATGGGTATTGCCCGCAGCGGTCATCACGGCGATCATCGCGGGGTTCGTCATCCGTCGCGAGACCAGTGGCCGCACCGGTGCTCGCACTCTGCCCCCGCAGCGCGAACTGTTCCAGTTCTTCGCGAGCTCGTATGCGATCAACGCCATCAACGTGATCGTGCCCCTGCTGGTGCCGTTGATCGTGGTGGCCCGGCTCGGGACCGAGATGAACGCCTACTTCTCGATGTGCTGGCTGGTGGTCAACACCCTCGGCGCGTTGATCGTGGCCACCGCCGCGCCGTTCATCGCCACCGCGTCCACTCCGGGCGCCGACGTGCGCTCCTGCACAGTGCGATTCGTCCTGCTGTGCGGCGGCGCGTCACTGGCCGGTTGTGTCACGTTGGTAGTCGCCGCACCGTTCATCCTCGGGATACTGGGACCGCAGTACGCCGAGAACGGCACAACGCTGATCCGGATCATGGCCCTCGTCCTTCCGGCGGTGGCGCTGACAACCATCTACACCGCACTGGCGCGGCTGCAGCGCAGGCTCCGACTGGCGGTCACCTCGCAGATCCTGCTCGGATTCCTGGTCGTCGGCGGAGTCATCGTGACCATCCCGCACTGGGGCATCAACGCCGTGGGCTACACCTACCTGGCGGCTGAACTGCTGATCACCCTGATCGTTCTCGTCCCCACCATCGTTCTGCTGCGCAAGGTCGCGGCCACACCCAGCGGACAGACTCTCGACAGCCCTGTGGTGCGAGCGGCACGGCCGGATCTGTCCCGGGTCGACAACATCGAGCACACCTCCGTCAGCCAGCGGTTCGACGAGATCTGCGCCCTCAAAACCGCACATGTCGCGCTGCGCACCGACGACGCTGTGGTGACCTACGGCGCGCTCAGACAAGCTGCCGCCGGCTGGACCACAGCGCTGCGGGACCGCGACGAACCCGCGGCCGCGCTGGCCCTGGTCGGAGACCTCGACCCGCATACCGCCGCCGTGATCCTCGGCAGCTTCGCGGCCGGATCCCCGCTGGTCCCGCTGGACCCTGCGCTACCCCACGACCGGATGATGCACGTCTTCGCCGCACTCCGGGAGCAGGGATACCGCCTCGACACCGTCGTCGTCGGTGATGCGAGCAGCTCGCTGGCAGCGGAACTGGGAGAACACCATTCGGTGTGGCCGGCCGACCGGCCGCTGCGCACACCGACCGGATCGACAGTCCCGACCCCGCTCGGCGTGCAATCAGTGACCAGTATCCAATTCACATCGGGGTCGTCGGGTGAACCGAAGGCGGTGTTGCACACCAACGGAACATGGCTCAGCGACTGGGTGCTCCACCGGGACAGATTCGGCATCGTCGAGAACAGCCGAGTGGCCCTCTGCATGCCGGTGAGCTTCGCCGCCGGACTCAACGTTCTGGTTGGGTCCCTGCTGTCGGGCGCCGAGATCATCACGATCGATCCGCGCAACTGCACACCCGACGCGGCGATCCGGCGCCTTGCCGACGCCGACATCGTGATGTGCACGCCGTCGTTCCTCCAGTCGCTGTGCGAGGCCGCGGGCGCCCGCACCCTCGATCGGATCCAGCGGATCGTCACCACCGGGGAACCGGTGTACAGCAACGTCTTCCGCAGCGCCCGCACAATGGCACCAAACGCAGTGCTGACCAACTGGGCCGGGTCGTCGGAGACTCTCGGAATCGCCCACTACGACATCTGGCCCACCGACGAGATACCTTCGGGCGTGATCCCGGCCGGCATTGCCGCACCGCACAAGCGACTCGCCATCGATGATCAGGGCCGGCTGACGGTCACGTCGCCGTACCTCGCCGCGGGCTACCTCAAGCCGCAGAGTGCGACCACGGCCTTCATCGAGAACCCGGATGGCAGCAGGACATTCGTCACCAATGACCGCGCCCGAATCACCGACGACGGCGAACTGGTGGTGCTCGGCCGGATGGACGCCGCGGTGAAGATCCGCGGTTACCTGGTGGAGCCGGCCGAGGTCGAGGCCGCCCTGCTCGACTGCCCCGGTATCCGCGAAGCCCTCGTGGTGGCCGGATCGGCCGAGGCACCGGTGCTGACCGCCTACGTCGCACCCGCACCGGGAATCCGAAGCCCGGCCGTCGCCGACGTCCGCGCTCAACTGCACACCCGGCTGCCCGCCTGGATGGTTCCCACACACGTCGTGATGCTGGAATCCCTGCCCCGCAACGAACGTGGAAAGGTCGACCGCGGGGCGCTGCCCGCACCGGTCCGCGGACCGATCGACCCGCCACACGCAGGATTGGAGGCCGGGGTCGCCGCCGCCTGGGCCCAGGTGCTGCGCCTCGACGCGGTGGGGCGCAACGAGAACTTCTATGCCCTGGGCGGGGATTCGCTCAATGTCCAGCAGATGATCAGGGTCATCGGCGACGAGCTCGGCGTGCAGCCGGCACCGTCGGACCTCGCAGGCGCACCGACAGTGGCGCAGTTCGCCGAGATCATCGCAGCGCGCCGCGCGGGGTCGTCGACGGCACCCACCGGCCGGATCACACCCACGACGGTGCTTCTGCGGCCGCCGTCCCAGGCCACGCGCGACACGGTGTTCTGCTTCGCCGGCGCCGGGGCATCAGCCCTGTCGTTCGTTCCGTTGGCCGACCGCCTCGACCCGGACACCGCGGTGGTGGCATTTCAGGCGCAGGGCCTGGAGAACCGGGCGTTCCCGGACTGGACGATCGGCCGCGCGGCGCGGCGTCACCTCGAGGATCTGCTCTCGCTGCAGCCTCAGGGTCCCTACACGCTGATCGGGCATTCCCTCGGGGCATTCATCGCGATCGATGTCGCGAACCGACTTCAAGCACTCGGCCACCACGTCGAGCTGGTCACGATGCTCGATCCGTTCCTGCCACCGCGTACCGTGCGCGCGGCTCGACGGACGCTGCCGGGGGTGGCGTCGACCCTGCTCGAAGAGTCCCCGGCCGACCCTTTTGTACTGTGGCGACATCGACTGTGGCTGCCGCTGGCCGGAATCACCGACGGCACGCCTCAACAGAAGGTCGAGGCCCTGCGCGAAGTCGGGGTGCGGGTCGGCCGACTGCACCGGCCACAGCGTTATGACGGACGAACCCTGTTGGTGCTCAGCAGTTTCAATCTCGACGACGAACGGGTGTGGCCGCAGGTGCTCACCGGAGAGCTCACCACACAGCGGGTCAACTGCGATCACGATTCCGTGGTCCGCGAACCTCACGTCGCACGCATCGTCGACATGATCACCGCGGCGCGGTCTCAGCGCTGA